A genomic region of Deinococcus aquaedulcis contains the following coding sequences:
- a CDS encoding DnaJ C-terminal domain-containing protein has translation MAYKDYYDVLGVSRGASDADIKSAYRKLAKQYHPDKNAGDEKAAERFKEIGEAYAVLSDPEKRKVYDQFGHTGQVPPGYAGPGAGGFQGGDFSGFDPGQFSDFFQGLFGQAGRRGGGPGPGFQGAQVNLEDLLGGLGGAGQGRRFVQNVEGELQVTLEEAFQGSDEVINVDGKRLSLRVPAGTRDGARLRLAGQGPGGGDVLLTIRVLEDARFDLDGDHLTTSVDVPAPVAALGGDVTVQTLSGKGNLSIPPGSSGGRRMRLRGQGWPRKDGTRGDLYVKLNVTVPSQLTEEQKELYRKLRDLG, from the coding sequence ATGGCCTACAAGGATTACTACGACGTGCTGGGCGTGTCGCGCGGCGCGTCTGACGCGGACATTAAAAGTGCCTACCGCAAGCTGGCCAAGCAGTACCACCCCGACAAGAACGCCGGGGACGAGAAAGCCGCCGAACGGTTCAAGGAGATTGGCGAGGCCTACGCGGTGCTCTCGGACCCGGAAAAGCGCAAGGTGTACGATCAGTTCGGGCACACCGGGCAGGTGCCCCCCGGCTACGCGGGGCCCGGCGCAGGCGGCTTTCAGGGCGGGGACTTCTCGGGGTTTGACCCGGGGCAGTTCAGCGACTTTTTTCAGGGGCTGTTCGGCCAAGCCGGGCGGCGTGGGGGCGGCCCGGGGCCCGGCTTCCAGGGCGCGCAGGTGAACCTGGAAGACCTGCTGGGGGGCTTAGGGGGCGCCGGGCAGGGGCGGCGCTTTGTGCAGAACGTAGAAGGCGAGCTGCAGGTCACGCTGGAAGAAGCCTTTCAGGGCTCGGACGAGGTGATCAACGTGGACGGCAAGCGCCTGTCGCTGCGCGTGCCCGCCGGCACCCGCGACGGCGCCCGGCTGCGGCTGGCGGGCCAGGGCCCCGGCGGCGGCGACGTGCTGCTGACCATCCGCGTGCTGGAAGACGCCCGCTTTGACCTGGACGGCGACCACCTGACCACCAGCGTCGACGTGCCTGCTCCGGTGGCGGCCCTGGGCGGCGACGTGACGGTGCAGACGCTCTCTGGCAAGGGGAACCTCAGCATTCCCCCGGGCAGCAGTGGCGGGCGCCGCATGCGCCTGCGCGGCCAGGGCTGGCCCCGCAAGGACGGCACACGCGGCGACCTGTACGTGAAACTGAACGTGACCGTGCCCTCGCAGCTGACCGAGGAGCAAAAAGAGCTGTACCGCAAGCTGCGCGACCTGGGCTAA
- a CDS encoding VF530 family DNA-binding protein, whose product MGDGEKQERQPSAARDPLHGVTLERLVTHLHGEYGWEELARRIPVKCFQANPSVGSSLKFLRKVGWAREQVEGEYLKLVRREDANPLIAALKAGTLSADLPAPSQTRAHEALAWALRHGAAETDLRTLLAFVHDVNFWPERERLPLLNLAIDRDAPPAFVRELLKKGADANDPRYWPPLLHTVDVEGLAYQTGRRAPRTDVLDLLLSHGAHPDASDKRGHTALDIASAYGLKAVLNKLGPADL is encoded by the coding sequence ATGGGTGATGGAGAAAAGCAGGAGCGTCAGCCATCAGCGGCCCGCGACCCCTTGCATGGCGTGACGCTAGAGCGGCTGGTGACGCACCTGCACGGAGAATACGGCTGGGAGGAACTGGCGCGGCGCATTCCTGTCAAGTGCTTCCAGGCCAACCCCAGCGTGGGCAGCAGCCTGAAGTTTCTGCGCAAGGTGGGCTGGGCACGCGAGCAGGTGGAGGGCGAGTACCTGAAGCTGGTGCGGCGCGAAGACGCCAATCCGCTGATTGCGGCGCTGAAGGCCGGCACCCTGAGCGCCGACCTGCCCGCGCCCAGCCAGACCCGGGCGCACGAGGCCCTGGCCTGGGCGCTGCGCCACGGCGCCGCCGAGACCGATCTGCGCACCCTGCTGGCCTTTGTGCACGACGTGAACTTCTGGCCCGAGCGCGAGCGGCTGCCGCTGCTGAACCTCGCCATTGACCGGGACGCGCCGCCCGCTTTTGTCCGCGAGCTGCTGAAAAAGGGCGCCGACGCCAACGACCCCCGCTACTGGCCGCCGCTGCTGCACACCGTAGATGTGGAAGGACTGGCCTACCAGACCGGCCGCCGCGCCCCCCGCACCGATGTGCTGGACCTGCTGCTCTCGCACGGCGCCCACCCGGATGCCAGCGACAAGCGCGGCCATACCGCCCTGGACATCGCCAGTGCATATGGCCTGAAAGCTGTGCTGAACAAGCTGGGCCCGGCTGATCTCTAG